The following is a genomic window from Litorilinea aerophila.
CTCCGTGCCCGCCCGCCTGACGTCGGACCCCAGGCGGATGAAGGGGGGCGACAGATGCGCCGCTGCGAGCGGCGCCTACGACGTGGCCCCAATTCCCGTAGAGGCGGGCCCCTATGCCCGCCCGTTGTTGCTAAAGCCGGCGTTCAGAGAAGACCGGCAGCCAGGACTCGCGCCGCCGAGTCGCCGTCCAGATAGAGCCGGGCGTGCTCCACCGTGCGCAGGATGGAGCCGGGCCGGCTTTCGTCCACCGGCTGGGCCAGGCAGGCGTAAACTGCGTCCGCCTTGCGGGACTCGGGCACGATGGCCAGGATCTGCCTGGCGGCCAGCAGCGCGGGGATGGTCAGGGTGATGGCATGGGTGGGAACCTCCTCCAGGCTGGCGAAGTGACCTTCCCCCACCTGCTGTCGACGGCTCACCGGATCCAGCCGCACCACCTTCACCCAGACCGGGTCGTTGAACTCGGCAAAGGGTGGGTCGTTGAAGGCCAGGTGCCCGTTTTCGCCCCACCCCAGGGCCACCAGATCCGCGGGGTGGCTGCGCAGCAGCGCGGCATAGTCGGCGCACGCCTGCTCCACGCTGGTGGATGAGCCGGCCCCGCAGCTCGGGACCGGGTAGAACGCGGCCGGCTGCACATGGTCGATGATGTGCTCCCGCAGGAAGCGGGGGAAGCTGGCCGGGTGGTTGGGGTCGATACCCAGGTACTCGTCCATGTGAAAGACGTGAACCTTGCTCCAATCGATGCCGTCCAGTTCTCGCAGGGCATGGAGAAAGGTGAGTTGGGAATTGCCGGTGGCCAGGATCAGGTTGGCCTGGCCCCGTTCAGCGATGGCCTGACGCAGGATGGACCGGGCATCCCAGGCAGCCGCACGTCCCAGCTCCTGATTGCTGGCGTAGACGGCCACCGGGAGCCGGTCTACCTGGCCCGTTCGTTGAGGTTGTACCGGGTTCATGATCTGCTCTCACTTTTTCTGTGAAATCTGCATCATCGATGGATCTCCCGAACCGTCGCCTGCCTGCATCGCCTCGCCGGGGCCATGCACCCAGCGGCCCCGGACCAGGGTGCCCCAGGCACTGAAGTCGGGGTTGAAGATGGCCACGTCGGCGTCCTTGCCTGGCGCCAGGCTGCCCTTCCGATCCGCCAGGCCGATGACCCGGGCCGGCGTCAGGCTGGCCATGCGCACCGCCGCTGCCAGGGGAATCCCCACCACGTCGGTCAGGATGGGGAGCATCTGGTTGAGCAGGGTGGTGCTGCCGGCAAACGCGGTACGGTCCAACAGCATGCCCACGCCGTCGTGGACTTCGTACTCCATGCCGCCCATGCGAAAGCGGGCACCCTCGGGCAGGCCGGCGCCGCTGGTGGCGTCGGAAATGGCGCAGAGGCGGTCCGGCCCGATGCACTTGTAGGCCAGCTTCATCAGGGTAGGCGGCAGATGGCGGTTGTCGCTGATCATCTCTGCGGTGAGGTTGTCATAGGTGAGGGTGACCTCCAGCAGGCCGGGCTTCCGCCAGGGGCCTTCCCGCACGGTGGTGGATTGGGCGCTCCAGATGTGGATGGTGTGGCGCAGGCCAGCTTCCAGCGCGGGCAGGAGATCCTCTTCCCGGGCTGCGCTGTGGCCGGCTGCGGGTACGATCTCCAGCGCCACCAGGCGCCGGGTCAGCGCGACGGCGCCGGGCAGCTCAGGCGCGTAGCTCATGATGCGGATGACATCGTGATGGGCCAGCAGGGCCTCGGGGCTGCCGTCGTCCGGCGTGCGCAGATGGGCCGGGTCTTGGGCGCCAGCCTGGGCCGGGGCGAAGTACGGCCCTTCCACGTGAACCCCCAGGATCTGGGCACCCGGCTGCGGGTTCTGCATCCAGGAGCGGGCCCGCTCCAGAGAGGCCACCAGCGCCTGGATGGGCGCGGTGGCCGTGGTGGCCAGAAGGCCAGTGACGCCCCGCCGGGCGTTTTCGGCGGTGATGGTGGCGAAGGCCTCGTCTGTCGGTTCGTTGAAGGTGTGGCCCAGCGCGCCGTGGATGTGGATATCTACCAGACCTGGCGTGATCAGGCGTCCGCCCACATCGATCCGGCGAATCTCGTCGCCTAGCTCGCCAGGTGCGGCGATGCCGGCAATGCGTTCCCCGTCGATGACCAGCGCCTGGCCGCTGAGGACGCTGTCGGGAAGGACAAGCCGTCCGTTGACCAGGGCAAAGTGTCCAGCAGTATACCGGTTGATTTCGTTCATGGTGCAGGCAAGCCTTGCTAGGAAGCGGGGGCTCTGGTTGTGGCGGGGGCAATGGGCCCCTGGACCGTTTTGTGACCTTACAACGTTGTATACTTGTCCGGCCCGTTTCTGGTAGAATTTACGGGATTGACAGGTTACCCTCTTTGTGTTAACAGCTATCCTGTATGAAAGCGATTGGTGCCGGCGGAGCTGTCAGAAGCCCATGCCAGGCGGCGTGGAGACTTCGTCCAGGCGTCGTCGCACGTCGGCATCCAGATGCCAGCCCAGGGCGCCCACGTTTTCCAGCAACTGGGCTTCGGTATCGCTGCCCGTGATGGCCACGGTGATCTCCGGGTGGGAGAGTACCCAGGCCAGGGCCACCTGGGCCGGCGTCCTGCCCAGCTCCCGGGCCACTTCCTGAACCGTCCGGATCACCGCCCCGGCCGGCCCCTGCATGATGCGGTCGAACTGTTCCCGGCCTCGGGTGGCCCAGTAGGAGCCGGCGGGGGGATCCTGCCCCGGCTGATACAGGCCGCTCAGCAGGCCGATGGCCAGGGGGCTGTAGGCCATGGCTCCCAGGCCCTGATCCCGGATGAGGCCGAACATCTCCTTTTCCAGGCTGCGGTCCAGCAGGTTGTACTGGTTCTGGACGCACATGAAGGGCGTGGCCAGCAGCCGGTCTGCGATCCAGAGGGCCCGGCAGACCTGCCAGGCCTGGAAGTTGCAGCAGCCAACGTAGCGCACCTTGCCGGCCCGCACCAGGTCGTCCAGGGCCCGCACCGTCTCCTCCAGGGGCGTCGAGGGATCGAAGACATGGACCAGGTAGATGTCGATGTAGTCGGTCTGGAGGCGGGTGAGGGAACGTTCTACCTCCCGCAGGATATGCAGCCGGGAGAGGCCGTAGTCGTTGGGCCCCTGGCCCACCCGGCCGGCCACCTTGGAGGTGATGACCACCTGGTCCCGGCGGCCCTGGAGGACCCGTCCCAGGATCCGCTCCGAGCGGCCAAAGTGAATGTGATCGTCGGTGGGGGAGTAGATGTTGGCGCAATCGATGAGGTTGATGCCCAGGTCCAGGGCGCGTTCGATCATCCGTTGGGCGGCCGCTTCATCGGCCTGCCCCCGCAGCCCCAGTCCCAGGGCCAGCCTGCTCACTCTCAGCCCGGCTGATCCAAAATTCACGTAGTCCACAGGCGGTGATCCTTCCTGGTGAGGGAATCAGAAGTGGAAGTACAGTGTAGCGAAATCCGACCAACTTGACAAACCTGCCCCCCCGAAAAGTTGGTGTAGAGGCGGCGGACAGGAGGAGGTGATAGCCAAACCATTGGACGTCTGTACCTGCCAAACGTGGGCCTTCTCTGGATAGGAGACTGGAGAAGCGCCCGATGTGCGGAAGCCACAGGACCCCATGCCGGGCAGCGGAGCACCAACCCAAACGCCCCCCGTGGCTTCCCACGGTATGGAGAGGAGAACATAATGCACCATGGTTTCAAGCGGGCGCGGGCTGTCAGCTGGCCCCTGCTCATCTGTGCATGCCTGCTCACGGTGGGAGTCAGCCTGCTGGCCTACACCCGGGCCGGCGCCCAGGAAAATGTCCACGACGAAGATGTGGACTTCCTGGATGTCTGCCCAGCCGGATGCCCCTACGACTCGATCCAGGCCGCCGTGGATGCGGCGGCGCCGGGCGACGTGGTCCGCGTGGCGGTGGGAATCTACACGGACCTCCACGCCCGGGGACAGGTCACCCAGGTGGTCTACATCTCCAAGAGCGTGACCATCCGGGGCGGCTATTCCCTCCAGTTTACCGATCCCCCGAATCCGACGGCCTACCCCACGGTGTTGGATGCCAGGGGACAGGGCCGGGTTTTCTTTATCACCGGCGACATCCATGTGACCCTTCAGGGTCTGCGCCTGACCGGCGGCCACATCGAGGGCGATGGAGGGGGGCTGCGTGCCTCCGGCGCCAACGTGGTCCTGGAGCAGGTGGAGGTGAGGAGCAATGAAGCCCACCGGGGGGGCGGACTCTACTTCGACAACTGCCAGGTCCGCCTCTGGAGTAGCCTGGTGCAGGACAACCAGGCTACAGGCAACGGCGGCGGCCTCTACCTGTACAACAGCCCGGCTGTCCTGGCCCGCAACTGGCTTCTGGACAATGGGAGCGGCGAAGACGGCGGTGGCATCTACATGTTGCTGCAGCATCTCTACCTGGCCAACAATGTCATCGCCCACAATCGGGCGGACGGCCGGGGCAGCGGGATCTTCCTAGCCGGCGATGCAGACATGATCCACAACACCCTGGCCCGTAACGGTGGCCCTGCCGGCCAGGGTCTCTACCAGCTCTCCAACACGGCACGCCTCACCAATACCATCATCGTCGACCATCCGGTCGGCATCTTTGTGGCCGGCAGCGCCACAGTCAACTTGGAGGCCACCTTCTGGGGCCATGAGACCTGGGCCAACGGGACCAACTACATCGCTCGGGGTACCATAGAGACCGGCACCATCGAAATTTCGGCTGCACCGGGCTTCCGGGCACCGGATGCCGGCGACTACCATCTCACCGAGAGCTCCAGCGCCCTGGACGTGGGCATCCAGACGGCTGTCACCCGAGATCTGGATGGAGAGGAACGTCCCTTCGGCCCGGCCGTGGACATGGGCGCGGATGAGTACCACCCAGGGCCGGCCATGCAACCGGCCAGCTACCTTCCCCTGATCGTCAATCGCCGGAGTGCGGCCACCGGCAGCCAGGATCCCTGAAGCAGCCGATAAGACGGAACGCCGGTGCCCTTGTCCGGCCAGGAGGCCGGACCTGCGGCTTGCCGGGCGAATTGGGGCCGTCTGGCCGTCCCGTAGGTCACCCATCCTTGCGTGACAGCGGTGCCGGCGACGGAACGCTGGCGCCCTTGTCCGGCCAGGAGGCCGGACCTACGGCTTGCCGGGCGAATGGGGGCTGCCTGGCCGTCTCGTAGGTCACGCATCCTTGCGTGACAGTGGTGCCGGCGACGGAACGCTGGTACCCTTGTCCGGCCAGGAGGCCGGACCTACGGCTTGCCGGGCGAATGGGGGCTGCCTGGCCGTCTCGTAGGTCACGCATCCTTGCGTGACAGTGGTGCCGGCGACGGAACGTCGGTGCCCTTGTCCGGCCAGGAGGCCGGACCTACGGCCAGCGCATCTGGATGCAGACGGGCGTGGGCACCTGGGCCACGTGGCCGGTGGGCGTCAACCGACCGGAGCGGGTGTCGATCCGGAAGACGACGATGTTGTCGCTGTTCTGGTTGGCGGCCAGCAGATAGGTTCCCGTTGGATCCAGGGCAAAGTCGCGGGGGATGGCGCCCTGGGTCGGCTCGTGGCCCACCAGCTCCAGCTCCCCGCTCCCTTCGTCACAAGCGTAGATGACGATGCTGTCGTGACCCCGGTTGGAGCCGTACACAAACTTGCCCGAAGGGTGGACGTGGACGTCGGCGCAGTGGCTACGGCCCTGGAAGTCCTCCGGCAGGGTGGAGAGAGTCTGGATCTCCTTGAGGGTGCCCCGCTCACCGTCGTAGGCAAAGGCGGTCATGGTGGAGTCCAGCTCGTTGATGACGTAGACGAAGCGGCCGTTGGGATGAAAGGCCAGGTGCCTGGGGCCGGCGCCGGCCTTGACCCGTGCCCAGGGTTGCTCCGGATTGGGGGTCAGCTTGCCTGCCTCCAGGTCCAACCGGTAGATCAGGAGCTTGTCCAGCCCCAGGTCCGCGGCCAGGGCAAAGCGGTTGTTGGGGTCCACGTTGATGGAGTGGGCATGGGGACCCTCCTGGCGTTGGGGGTTGACGCTGGAGCCCTCGTGTTGCACGAAGTCGCTGGCCACGCCCAGCCGGCCGTCCCGCTGGATGGGGAACATCACCACGCTGCCGCCGCCGTAGTTGGCTGCCAGCACGTAACGGCCGGAGGCTTCTACCGTCACATAACACGGCGCA
Proteins encoded in this region:
- a CDS encoding glucosamine-6-phosphate deaminase — translated: MNPVQPQRTGQVDRLPVAVYASNQELGRAAAWDARSILRQAIAERGQANLILATGNSQLTFLHALRELDGIDWSKVHVFHMDEYLGIDPNHPASFPRFLREHIIDHVQPAAFYPVPSCGAGSSTSVEQACADYAALLRSHPADLVALGWGENGHLAFNDPPFAEFNDPVWVKVVRLDPVSRRQQVGEGHFASLEEVPTHAITLTIPALLAARQILAIVPESRKADAVYACLAQPVDESRPGSILRTVEHARLYLDGDSAARVLAAGLL
- the nagA gene encoding N-acetylglucosamine-6-phosphate deacetylase → MNEINRYTAGHFALVNGRLVLPDSVLSGQALVIDGERIAGIAAPGELGDEIRRIDVGGRLITPGLVDIHIHGALGHTFNEPTDEAFATITAENARRGVTGLLATTATAPIQALVASLERARSWMQNPQPGAQILGVHVEGPYFAPAQAGAQDPAHLRTPDDGSPEALLAHHDVIRIMSYAPELPGAVALTRRLVALEIVPAAGHSAAREEDLLPALEAGLRHTIHIWSAQSTTVREGPWRKPGLLEVTLTYDNLTAEMISDNRHLPPTLMKLAYKCIGPDRLCAISDATSGAGLPEGARFRMGGMEYEVHDGVGMLLDRTAFAGSTTLLNQMLPILTDVVGIPLAAAVRMASLTPARVIGLADRKGSLAPGKDADVAIFNPDFSAWGTLVRGRWVHGPGEAMQAGDGSGDPSMMQISQKK
- a CDS encoding aldo/keto reductase; its protein translation is MSRLALGLGLRGQADEAAAQRMIERALDLGINLIDCANIYSPTDDHIHFGRSERILGRVLQGRRDQVVITSKVAGRVGQGPNDYGLSRLHILREVERSLTRLQTDYIDIYLVHVFDPSTPLEETVRALDDLVRAGKVRYVGCCNFQAWQVCRALWIADRLLATPFMCVQNQYNLLDRSLEKEMFGLIRDQGLGAMAYSPLAIGLLSGLYQPGQDPPAGSYWATRGREQFDRIMQGPAGAVIRTVQEVARELGRTPAQVALAWVLSHPEITVAITGSDTEAQLLENVGALGWHLDADVRRRLDEVSTPPGMGF
- a CDS encoding right-handed parallel beta-helix repeat-containing protein, encoding MHHGFKRARAVSWPLLICACLLTVGVSLLAYTRAGAQENVHDEDVDFLDVCPAGCPYDSIQAAVDAAAPGDVVRVAVGIYTDLHARGQVTQVVYISKSVTIRGGYSLQFTDPPNPTAYPTVLDARGQGRVFFITGDIHVTLQGLRLTGGHIEGDGGGLRASGANVVLEQVEVRSNEAHRGGGLYFDNCQVRLWSSLVQDNQATGNGGGLYLYNSPAVLARNWLLDNGSGEDGGGIYMLLQHLYLANNVIAHNRADGRGSGIFLAGDADMIHNTLARNGGPAGQGLYQLSNTARLTNTIIVDHPVGIFVAGSATVNLEATFWGHETWANGTNYIARGTIETGTIEISAAPGFRAPDAGDYHLTESSSALDVGIQTAVTRDLDGEERPFGPAVDMGADEYHPGPAMQPASYLPLIVNRRSAATGSQDP
- a CDS encoding lactonase family protein; the encoded protein is MSTQNDSVLWLYIGTYTRRAAHVQGKSEGIYLLHLDLEQGTLRPAGQVTGVDNPSYLALAPDGQHLYAVNEVSDFGGRSSGAVSSFAIDPETGGLTFINQQPSQGAAPCYVTVEASGRYVLAANYGGGSVVMFPIQRDGRLGVASDFVQHEGSSVNPQRQEGPHAHSINVDPNNRFALAADLGLDKLLIYRLDLEAGKLTPNPEQPWARVKAGAGPRHLAFHPNGRFVYVINELDSTMTAFAYDGERGTLKEIQTLSTLPEDFQGRSHCADVHVHPSGKFVYGSNRGHDSIVIYACDEGSGELELVGHEPTQGAIPRDFALDPTGTYLLAANQNSDNIVVFRIDTRSGRLTPTGHVAQVPTPVCIQMRWP